From the genome of Geobacter sp. SVR, one region includes:
- a CDS encoding glycosyltransferase family 4 protein: MKILFVTPRFPYPPHRGDTSVPYHRMRLLSQRHEITLLSFYENEDELSDIDGLRSLCRRIETVRLPKWRSYSNMVLMGLLSRMPLQVLYYLSGKFRTRLNELLKDEAFDVIHVFMLRIAPYFFDIPGPKVIDLIDSMQLNFQRRVQLARLPKRLLLQEELRRVSSYERNIGQHFDQLVVVSQKDGAHIPSGRVNVIPLGVDTDIFSPEKDVPQCPVIIFSGNMFYSPNIQAVTWFVESCFPRIQRVLPTVSLLIVGNKPPKTILDLGQKAGITVTGFVASMPDALQRSSVSVTPMRSGSGMQFKILEAMACGLPVVTTTLGLGDIKARPGEEIFVKDSPEEFADAVILLLSTPELVQKIGEKARRFVVQNHSWESAAASVERVYEDVLENKRGRSFETVPRAASPLLIPRVIK; this comes from the coding sequence TCTATGAAAACGAAGACGAACTATCGGATATTGACGGGCTACGAAGCCTTTGCCGGAGAATCGAAACAGTCAGGCTGCCCAAATGGCGCTCCTATTCCAACATGGTGCTGATGGGGCTTCTTTCCCGAATGCCGCTGCAGGTACTCTATTATCTTTCAGGGAAGTTCAGGACGCGTCTCAACGAGTTGCTCAAGGATGAAGCTTTTGACGTGATCCATGTCTTCATGTTGCGTATCGCGCCTTATTTTTTTGATATTCCGGGTCCGAAGGTCATTGACCTGATCGACTCCATGCAGCTCAATTTCCAGCGTCGCGTTCAACTGGCGCGTTTGCCCAAACGACTGTTGCTACAGGAGGAACTGCGGCGTGTCTCCAGCTACGAACGGAATATAGGGCAACATTTTGATCAGCTCGTTGTGGTTTCCCAAAAAGATGGCGCACACATCCCGTCTGGCAGGGTCAATGTGATCCCTTTAGGAGTGGACACCGACATTTTCTCACCTGAAAAAGACGTACCCCAGTGCCCGGTGATAATTTTTTCCGGGAACATGTTTTACTCTCCCAATATACAGGCGGTGACGTGGTTCGTAGAGTCGTGTTTTCCCCGTATCCAGAGGGTATTGCCGACAGTATCGCTGCTCATCGTAGGCAACAAACCACCTAAGACAATTCTCGATCTGGGGCAAAAGGCCGGCATTACGGTGACCGGCTTTGTGGCGTCCATGCCGGATGCCTTACAGAGATCAAGCGTTTCAGTTACTCCCATGAGGTCGGGTTCCGGCATGCAGTTCAAGATTCTTGAGGCCATGGCGTGTGGTTTGCCGGTGGTTACTACTACTCTTGGCCTGGGGGACATCAAAGCAAGACCCGGTGAGGAGATTTTTGTCAAGGACAGTCCGGAGGAGTTTGCCGATGCAGTCATCCTGCTTCTCAGCACTCCAGAATTGGTCCAGAAAATCGGAGAAAAGGCGCGCCGATTTGTCGTGCAAAATCATAGCTGGGAGAGTGCCGCAGCGAGTGTGGAGCGGGTTTACGAGGATGTGCTGGAAAACAAACGTGGTAGAAGTTTTGAAACGGTACCACGTGCCGCATCACCACTTTTGATCCCAAGGGTTATTAAATGA
- a CDS encoding capsule assembly Wzi family protein, translated as MSHSRPLVYCSLLLGLLCIVPAAAPAAVLSSTNIPLDSPLYSFLEKLAGFGLVTSDVKGIKPFSRSEAARLLLEAEQRMAERPNEVPDFAKELAKRVRELIPREAFLKNNPEAKPPLADCNLMSAARLRYVYLDGVPRSYERQVRDPGNDGVFGIGSGLRPKNPDSAAVTQHGSEGTPLSENNNGIVYHNGNNAELRWAAEGYISDKAAGLVEPVAVFSEGDSVVKLNRGYIKLGGGWLELEAGKDENWFGLGYRGTVTLTDNAENFAQIKVSSPEPFSVKYIGAMKYAMVFSRFDRTVVNGEERQPWFYALKLSVKPVDSFEIGFNLGRQVGGPGVNNSIGDSIRGLIGGTGADNSNGLAGFEARYRMSWLRNTELYGEFSGEDTAGFWPIAESYVAGFYVPRLTDDGRNDLRFEFFQGNRILYTNGTFPEGYIYRNLPIGHSQGGATQDFFTRYSHWFSTRNNLAVEYIYTNRGMTGRVPGQAIERKHAGRVIWSLPVYGDIDARLSYGVERVSNFNLVEGVNHTNQLAMFELRYRY; from the coding sequence ATGAGTCATAGTCGTCCGTTGGTGTACTGCTCGCTCCTGCTCGGTCTTTTGTGCATTGTTCCGGCAGCAGCCCCCGCAGCAGTGCTCTCCTCGACCAACATCCCCCTCGACAGTCCGCTTTACAGCTTCCTCGAAAAATTGGCGGGATTCGGCTTGGTCACGAGCGATGTCAAAGGCATCAAACCCTTCAGCAGGAGTGAAGCGGCTCGTCTGCTGCTGGAAGCTGAACAGCGCATGGCAGAGCGTCCGAACGAGGTTCCTGATTTTGCGAAAGAACTCGCAAAACGGGTTCGCGAACTGATTCCGCGAGAGGCGTTTTTGAAAAATAATCCCGAGGCAAAGCCACCGCTGGCGGATTGCAATCTGATGTCAGCCGCCCGATTGCGATATGTCTACCTTGATGGTGTTCCGCGCAGTTATGAACGCCAGGTACGCGATCCCGGAAATGACGGTGTATTCGGGATAGGATCAGGTCTGCGCCCCAAGAACCCCGATTCCGCAGCGGTTACGCAGCACGGCAGCGAAGGCACGCCGTTGTCGGAGAACAATAACGGGATCGTGTATCACAATGGCAATAACGCCGAATTGCGCTGGGCCGCCGAAGGGTATATCAGCGACAAGGCTGCCGGGCTGGTAGAACCGGTGGCGGTATTTTCAGAGGGAGATAGCGTGGTCAAGCTGAACCGGGGGTATATCAAGCTCGGCGGCGGCTGGCTCGAACTGGAGGCGGGCAAGGATGAAAACTGGTTCGGACTTGGCTACCGCGGCACGGTTACCCTGACTGACAATGCCGAAAATTTTGCCCAGATCAAGGTCTCCAGTCCCGAACCATTCAGCGTAAAGTATATCGGGGCCATGAAATATGCCATGGTGTTTTCCCGCTTCGACAGGACGGTCGTCAACGGGGAGGAGCGCCAGCCCTGGTTTTATGCCCTGAAACTCTCGGTAAAACCTGTCGACAGTTTCGAAATAGGTTTCAATCTGGGCCGGCAGGTCGGCGGTCCGGGAGTCAACAACAGTATCGGGGACAGCATCCGCGGTTTGATTGGGGGGACCGGCGCCGACAATTCCAATGGCCTGGCAGGGTTCGAAGCACGCTACCGCATGTCGTGGCTGCGCAATACGGAGCTGTATGGCGAGTTTTCGGGCGAGGACACGGCCGGTTTCTGGCCGATCGCCGAAAGCTATGTTGCAGGCTTCTATGTTCCCCGCCTGACGGATGATGGTCGTAACGACCTGCGCTTTGAGTTTTTTCAGGGCAACCGAATCTTGTACACGAATGGGACCTTTCCGGAAGGCTACATTTACAGGAACCTGCCCATCGGGCATTCCCAGGGGGGAGCCACCCAGGATTTCTTTACCCGCTACAGCCATTGGTTCAGTACACGAAACAATCTCGCGGTGGAGTACATCTATACCAACCGCGGCATGACCGGTCGGGTTCCGGGGCAGGCAATCGAGCGCAAGCATGCGGGCCGGGTCATCTGGTCGTTGCCCGTGTATGGTGATATCGATGCCCGTTTATCATACGGTGTGGAAAGAGTCTCAAACTTCAACCTCGTTGAAGGCGTTAACCACACGAATCAGCTGGCAATGTTCGAGTTGAGATATCGTTATTAG
- a CDS encoding sugar transferase, which produces MKRFFDIVTSLAILMLCGVPMLLVALLVKLTSKGPVLYWSDRVGRENAIFSMPKFRTMRTNTPAVATHLLDDPDRWLTPIGEFLRKTSLDELPQLWSILVGDMSLVGPRPALFNQDDLVALRTEKGVHRLVPGLTGWAQVNGRDELPIPVKVEMDAFYLSHRSCAFDLRIILLTFSKVVRSEGVKH; this is translated from the coding sequence ATGAAGCGGTTCTTCGATATTGTCACATCACTTGCCATTCTGATGCTGTGTGGCGTGCCGATGCTGTTGGTGGCCCTTCTCGTGAAGCTTACGTCCAAAGGGCCCGTGCTCTACTGGTCCGACCGGGTAGGCAGGGAGAATGCCATCTTCAGCATGCCCAAATTTCGCACCATGCGCACGAATACCCCGGCTGTGGCTACCCATCTTCTGGATGACCCTGATCGCTGGCTGACGCCGATCGGAGAATTCCTCCGCAAGACCAGCCTGGACGAGTTGCCGCAGCTCTGGAGCATTCTGGTTGGAGACATGAGCCTTGTAGGTCCCCGGCCGGCGCTCTTCAACCAGGACGATCTGGTAGCGCTGCGGACGGAAAAGGGGGTACACCGACTGGTCCCCGGATTGACGGGATGGGCACAGGTCAATGGCCGTGACGAGTTGCCCATTCCAGTGAAGGTTGAAATGGATGCATTTTATTTGTCTCACCGATCATGTGCCTTCGATCTGCGGATCATCCTTCTGACCTTTTCCAAGGTAGTGCGTAGTGAAGGGGTCAAACATTGA
- a CDS encoding nucleoside-diphosphate sugar epimerase/dehydratase yields the protein MLTPRRIKVFLCDLVLISLALCLAFLLRFDFRLAPAELELLKDCLLVVLVVKPLVFITVGFYQSLWRYASLQDGIEIFKGISFSTILAVTALLFLRQFTPLPRSIFVLDWFLLFALVAASRLVWRIYRESCITGKPCGGQRTLIIGAGEAGSLLLKEIRRQPHTSYNVIGFVDDDPEKRGMKLHGVPVLGVSRQLRALIMAHEIEEVIIAMPSANGKIIKPIIDSCKNANVTFKTLPSINELINGKLTVSQIKNVEIQDLLGRAPVVLDRELIGDYLTGKRVVVTGAAGSIGSEICRQVADFQPDKLILLEQAETPLYEIEKELTLRFPGLRVVPLVADVRDREKIFEAFEEYAPEVVFHAAAYKHVPMMEYNPTQAVLNNVFGSRNIADAAHYFRIRNLVMISTDKAVNPTNIMGASKRAAEIYIQALSRTSSTKFTTVRFGNVLGSNGSVIPLFKEQIAKGGPVTVTDRRIIRYFMTIPEATQLVLQAGSMGRGGEILVLDMGEPVRIVDLAEELIRLSGLTPYEDIDIVFTGLRPGEKLFEELLIDGEGILPTTHGKIRVLTPVQVEMGPVKAELELLYDASRKNRVHELMASLKRLVPEFKPAYSFTGEAPLIFQRVRPDLFPPLLAEKAKILPLKK from the coding sequence ATGCTGACGCCTCGCAGGATTAAAGTGTTTCTCTGTGACCTGGTTTTGATCAGCCTTGCGCTCTGCCTCGCCTTCCTGCTCAGGTTCGATTTCAGGTTGGCGCCTGCGGAGCTGGAGTTGCTCAAAGATTGTCTGCTGGTCGTTCTGGTTGTAAAGCCACTGGTTTTCATTACAGTCGGTTTTTATCAGAGTCTGTGGCGTTATGCCTCCCTGCAGGATGGGATCGAAATATTCAAGGGGATCAGTTTTTCGACCATTCTTGCCGTTACTGCGCTGCTATTCCTGCGTCAATTCACCCCCCTGCCCCGCTCAATTTTCGTGCTCGACTGGTTTTTGCTGTTTGCACTGGTTGCCGCAAGCCGGCTTGTCTGGCGCATTTATCGTGAGAGCTGCATAACCGGCAAACCTTGCGGAGGCCAGCGTACACTGATTATCGGCGCCGGAGAGGCCGGAAGTCTGCTGCTGAAAGAGATCCGGCGCCAGCCGCATACATCGTACAATGTCATAGGTTTTGTGGATGATGATCCTGAGAAGAGAGGTATGAAATTGCATGGAGTGCCGGTATTGGGAGTGAGCAGGCAGCTCAGGGCGCTGATTATGGCACATGAGATCGAAGAAGTGATTATCGCCATGCCCTCGGCCAACGGGAAGATTATCAAGCCGATTATCGACTCCTGCAAAAATGCCAACGTGACCTTCAAGACGCTGCCAAGCATCAACGAGTTGATCAATGGAAAGCTGACGGTGTCCCAGATCAAGAACGTGGAGATCCAGGATCTGCTGGGGCGGGCGCCGGTCGTGCTGGACCGCGAGCTTATAGGAGATTACCTGACCGGCAAGCGGGTGGTTGTCACCGGGGCAGCCGGCAGCATAGGCAGCGAAATCTGTCGTCAGGTGGCCGACTTTCAACCGGATAAGCTGATTTTGCTGGAACAGGCGGAAACGCCGCTGTACGAAATCGAAAAAGAGTTGACGCTTCGTTTCCCGGGCCTGCGAGTAGTACCCTTGGTTGCCGACGTGCGGGACCGCGAAAAGATCTTTGAGGCTTTCGAGGAATACGCGCCCGAAGTGGTGTTCCATGCTGCCGCCTACAAGCATGTGCCCATGATGGAGTACAATCCGACCCAGGCCGTATTGAACAATGTTTTTGGCTCCCGCAACATTGCCGATGCGGCACATTATTTCAGAATCCGCAATCTCGTCATGATCTCCACGGACAAAGCGGTAAATCCCACCAACATCATGGGGGCGTCCAAGCGCGCCGCGGAGATCTATATACAGGCCTTGTCGCGCACCAGCAGCACGAAATTCACCACCGTCCGTTTCGGAAATGTGCTGGGCAGCAATGGCAGCGTGATCCCCCTGTTCAAGGAGCAGATCGCCAAGGGGGGGCCGGTTACGGTAACCGACAGGCGCATTATCCGGTATTTCATGACCATCCCCGAGGCAACCCAGCTTGTGCTGCAGGCCGGCAGCATGGGGCGCGGCGGTGAGATCCTGGTGCTCGATATGGGCGAACCGGTCCGTATCGTCGACTTGGCTGAAGAACTCATCAGATTGTCGGGCCTCACCCCCTATGAAGACATCGATATCGTATTTACCGGTCTGCGGCCGGGGGAGAAGCTGTTTGAGGAACTGCTGATCGATGGTGAAGGCATCCTCCCAACGACACATGGCAAGATTCGGGTGCTGACCCCGGTGCAGGTCGAAATGGGACCGGTCAAGGCCGAACTGGAGCTGCTGTACGACGCGTCGCGTAAAAACCGTGTCCATGAACTGATGGCATCGCTGAAGCGTCTGGTCCCCGAATTCAAGCCTGCCTACAGCTTTACCGGCGAGGCCCCGCTCATATTTCAGCGCGTGCGGCCGGATCTGTTTCCTCCCCTTTTGGCCGAAAAGGCAAAAATTCTGCCTCTCAAAAAGTGA
- a CDS encoding NAD-dependent epimerase/dehydratase family protein, translating to MKVLVTGASGFVGRALCTRIVREGRTVRGTVLASEAPASLVAGVAPAVVEPLGAATPWGHALADIDTIIHLAARVHVMRESSSNPLKAFRAVNTEGTECLARHAATAGIRRFVFMSTIGVHGSNSGNLPYAESDKPCPHNTYSVSKLEAENKLREIAAETGMEVVVIRAPLVYGPENPGNFLNLLKVVQRCLPLPLASISNKRSLLYVENLVDALLTCATHPAAAGKTFLVSDGEDISTPELIRKTAAALGVPARLFPFPMPLVRVVGTLSGKSAAVNRLIGSLMVDSSKIRQELGWTPPFMMEEGLQATAEWYLKTQRNAS from the coding sequence ATGAAGGTATTGGTAACCGGCGCGTCCGGTTTTGTGGGGAGGGCGCTCTGTACAAGAATAGTCCGGGAAGGCCGCACCGTACGCGGTACCGTGCTGGCCTCGGAAGCCCCAGCATCACTTGTTGCCGGGGTGGCCCCCGCTGTTGTCGAACCGCTGGGGGCAGCCACGCCGTGGGGGCACGCTCTTGCAGATATCGATACAATTATCCATCTGGCAGCACGCGTGCACGTCATGCGTGAAAGCTCCTCAAATCCGCTTAAAGCGTTTCGGGCGGTCAACACGGAAGGTACCGAATGTCTCGCCCGCCACGCTGCTACTGCCGGCATTCGCCGTTTTGTTTTTATGAGCACGATCGGGGTACATGGGAGTAATTCAGGAAACCTTCCCTATGCGGAAAGCGACAAGCCTTGTCCGCACAACACCTATTCGGTTTCAAAACTTGAAGCTGAGAACAAGCTTCGAGAGATAGCAGCAGAAACGGGCATGGAGGTGGTCGTCATACGCGCTCCTCTTGTGTATGGCCCGGAAAACCCCGGAAATTTTCTGAATCTTCTCAAGGTGGTGCAGCGCTGCCTTCCGCTTCCGCTGGCTTCAATCAGTAACAAGCGCAGCCTCCTCTACGTAGAAAACCTTGTCGATGCCCTGCTCACCTGCGCCACGCATCCCGCTGCCGCAGGCAAGACCTTCCTGGTGAGTGATGGTGAGGATATCTCCACCCCCGAACTTATCAGGAAGACCGCAGCCGCACTTGGCGTGCCGGCCCGTCTGTTTCCTTTCCCCATGCCCTTGGTGAGGGTTGTGGGCACGCTGTCCGGCAAAAGCGCTGCTGTTAATCGCCTCATTGGTTCGCTTATGGTCGATAGTTCAAAGATTCGCCAGGAACTGGGATGGACACCGCCGTTCATGATGGAAGAAGGGTTACAGGCCACGGCGGAATGGTATCTGAAGACACAGAGGAATGCGTCATGA